Within Oleidesulfovibrio alaskensis DSM 16109, the genomic segment AGCCTTGACAAAGCCCCCGCCACTGAAATCCTGCCCGCACAGGATTTCTGGCAGGCCGAAGACTACCATCAGGACTACTACCGCAAGAACCCCGTGCGTTATAAGTTCTACCGCTTCAGCTGCGGACGCGACCAGCGGCTGGAAGAACTGCACGACAAACGCTGAGCGACAAAAAAAGCAGGCCGGAGAGATATGCCTCCGGCCTGCGTCTGTTACGATGGCAGCTGCGGCGATTCCGCACGCAGCGTGCAAAACGTCGGCAACAGCAGCAGACTGTGTCCTGCGCCGCTCACACCGGACCCGATGGACGCAGCAACGCGGCAGCATTCAGCCGCCGGTCGCCGCTGAAAACCGTAAATACTCCAGTCGTCGCACCGGAACGGCTACTCGTCATAATACTCCGCACGTTCCGCACACGCCGCGTCACGGTCTTCAGCATCTTCATCCGCCCACATATCTCCGGCTGCGCATTTGGGATACAGCCACGACATAAGCAGGTACTCTTCATTACGGTTCAGTTTCCAGTCAGCCAGACTGAGCAGGTCGTATGCATTGCGGATGGCGGACTTGGCCATTTCCTTCACGCTTTCGGGCGAATGTTCGCCGAACCGGTACCCCCCGCGGGCAATGCCCACCAGCAGCCAGTTGACATGTGAGCGTGCCACGGGCAGCCCCTTGCGGACACAACGGTCACGCACATTGCGCGATGTCTGCGTCAGCGAGAAGGCATTTTCCTCCAGTTCATCGGCAATACAGTGCAGCAGGCCCATGAAATGCTCGGGCATCAGTACGGGGTGGTCTGTCTTGCGATGTACCTTTTGCGCAAAATCATAAAGATCCGGATATTTGCTCCTGAACGCGGCGATATTTTCGTCTTCATCCGGCGGTTCGTGTCGCTGCGGGTCGTACAGATAGCCGGGCACCTGCTGTGAATGCGTGTATTCCGTCAGATTCATGCGTTCAAGAAACGGCATGAATTTACCCAATCCCATCCATTCATGGTCCAGTCCCAGCTCTTTACGCACCAGATAGGCCAGAACCGCCAACGGTACGGGTTTGGGCTGCTTCTGCATATAGTTACGCACCACCTGAGCTCCGCGCCGCACCATCTCATCCACATCAGCCGGGCGCACCACTCTGGCCGGATAGCTTTCCGGCTCGGCATCGCGCAGGGCTTCGCCGATAAACATATCTTCGCGTATGCGCCAGGCACTGGCGGCCGCATACGCCGGCGATGTGAACCCCACCGAGAGCACCAGCGTTTTGCGCGCATGTTCGCGCAAGCGTATAAGCAGCGGGGTAAAATCGGCATCGCCGGACAGAATGATGAACTCATCAAAATAGGTGGGGTGCGACAGAGCATCCAGAGCATCTATGACCAGATGGATGTCCGCGCTGGTCTTACCCTGTTTCGTCAGGGGAGGACAGTCTGTGACGCTGAAGGCATTACGAACAAAATGCGGCCTGAAATCTTGAAATATCTGCGGATTAAGATAACAGCACCGTTTAAGTATGCGCCGCCGCACGCCATCGCCATGCAGCATACGCAGCGCATGGTGCTCCAGCCAGCGCATCCAGCGCTGCGGGTCGGTGGCAAAAAGATACCCGTACTGGGGGTCCTGTTCTGCAAGGCGGGTGTAAATGTTATCAAAGTCAACAAACAAAGCACTGTAAACTTCTTTAATACTACCAGATGTTTTCATCGACACTCCAGACAAATAAAAAATAAGCAAGCAACATACATAAGCGGGGGCGTATGCTTATATCAAAGCATATACACCGGGCAAGCGTAAAACAGATACATACCATAGCAGTGTTCCGCCGTCATGACAAACATATCTGCGATACCGCCTGTATCTGCCGGTGGCACCACTGCCCGCGGCTTATGCTGACTGCCGCTCCGCATTCCCGCAACCGGCAGCCTTGTACAGCAATCATGGCCGCAGTGCATCCGGCGCTGTAAGCAACCGCACGCTGACAACATTACTGCAGTGCAACCCGTTATAAAATGATCGGACACTCTCATACAGAATTTCCGCCCCCGCCGGACTGCCATATTATATCATATGCAGCCTGCCCTGCAGCGCGCACTCTGCACGGCAGGCTTTCTTCAGCTGTTTTTTACACACAGCCCGCACGCTGCAATGCAATCCACCCGCGCGTCCCTTTTCTGCAGCACACAAAAAAGCGCCGCAGCGGAATTTCCGCTGCGGCGCCGGATTACGCCGGAACACAGACAGGCGGGCCGCTAGCGCCCTGCCGCCTTGACCGCCACGGCCTCGTGCTTCAAAAAACTTCCTGTAACAGAAGCCGGATCGGCCATGATTTCTTCGGGAGTACCGCTGGAAACAATACGCCCTCCGTATTCACCCCCGCCCGGCCCCAGATCGATGACAGTGTCCGCCGCCATGATGACATCGGTGTTATGCTCGATGACAACCACCGTGGCACCTCTGTCCACCAGCTGATGCAGCACCCGGATAAGTTTGCCGACCTCGTGCATGTGCAGACCTGTTGTCGGTTCGTCAAGAATATACAGCGTGCCGGGCAGACTGCGTTTGCCCAGTTCCCGCGAAATCTTGATCCGCTGGGCCTCGCCGCCGGACAACGTGGTGGCAGGCTGCCCCAGCCGCAGATATTCAAGCCCCACATCCTCAAGCACGGCAAGCCGTCTTTCAAGCGCAGGGTAATTTTCAAAAAACGCCTTTGCCTGACGCACAGTCATGCCCAGCACATCGGCAATGTTCATACCCTTGTAACGGACTTCAAGCGTTTCATGGTTATAGCGCTTGCCACCGCATACATCGCAGGTCACATAGATATCGGGCAGAAAATGCATCTCCACACGTATCTGCCCGTCGCCGCCGCAGGCTTCGCACCGCCCGCCGCGCACGTTGAAGCTGAACCGCCCCGGTTTGTAACCGCGTTTGCGGGCATCGGGCGTCATGGCAAAAATATTGCGGATTTCATCAAATATCTTTGTGTAGGTGGCGGGGTTGGAGCGTGGAGTACGCCCGATGGGCGTCTGGTCGATGGCCACCAGCCGTTCGATGTTCTCCAGCCCGTCTATGCCCCGTATCTGCCCGGGGCTGTCCACTTTGATGGACTGATGCAGTGCGATATGCTTGTACAGCGAATCAACCACAAGCGAGCTTTTGCCCGATCCGGAAGGACCGGTGACGCAGGTAAGCGCCCCCAGAGGAATTTCACAATCGATATCCTGCAGATTGTTGGTGGTCACCCCGCGCAGGACAATGCTGCCGCTGCCCTGCCGCCGCTTTTCCGGCAGCGGGATGGTCATCTCGCCCCGCAGATAGCGGGCCGTCAGCGAATCCGAATCGCTCAGCAACGACTTCACACTGCCGTTGAACACTATTTCGCCGCCGAGCATTCCCGAACCGGGGCCCAGTTCCACCACCGTGTCGGCTTCCAGAATGGTGGCTTCGTCGTGTTCCACCACAAGTACGGTATTGCCCCTCTTCTGCAGGCTGCGCAGCGTACGGATGAGCCGCTCATTATCCTTGGGGTGCAGGCCGATGGAGGGTTCGTCCAGCACATAGGTAACCCCCACAAGACCGGATCCCAGCTGCGAAGCCAGCCTGATGCGCTGAGCTTCTCCGCCGGACAGCGTGGACATGTTGCGGCCCAGCGAAATATAATCAAGCCCCACATTCTCCATGAACCCGAGGCGGTGAGTCAGTTCCTTGAGCAGCGGCTCGGCAATGACCGCCTGCGATTGTCTGAAATCACGCCCGCGCAGCCATTCAAGCGCACGGGTTATGGACAATGAGCAGAACTGCGAAATATTCAGATCGTCCACTCGGACGGCCAGTGCTTCCGGTTTCAGCCGCGCGCCGTCACATGCCGGACACGGATGCGACTGCCGGTACCGCGAAAGTTCGTCACGCCACTGGCTGCCCAGCTGCATTCCCCTTTCCAGCAGCAGAACCACTCCCGGCCAGCCGGTCTCCTTTTCTCCGTGAAACAAGGCATTCCACGCCTTTTCGGAATACTCGCGAAACGGCGTGTCGGCAGCAAACCCCAGTTCTTTGCCCAGCGCTTCAAGAGCAGGTTTGTACCGCTCGAATACTTTAGGATTTTTCCACGGCAGCAGGCCGCCGGACGCAAGCGACAGGCCCTTGTTGGGGGCGAGAAGATTGGGCTCGAAATAATCGATGCTGCCTATACCGGAACACCGCGGACACGCCCCTTGCGGGCTGTTGAATGAAAAAAGCTGCGGGCTGAGCGGCGGCAGGCTGAGCTTGCAGGTGGGGCACACAGATTCGGTGCTGTGCACCTGTTCTGCCCCGCCGGGAATACTGACGATAAGTCGCCCCTCGCCAAAACGCAGAGCCAGTTCCACAGAATCCGCAAGGCGTCCCCGTATGCCGTCTTTAAGCACCAGCCGGTCCACCACCAGATCAATGGAATGCTTTTTGTTTTTTTCAAGAGCCGGCACCTCGTCCAGCGTCATAACTTCGCCGTTCAGCCGGACACGCACAAAGCCTTGTGCTTTCAGCCTTTTAAGCCTGTCTGCATGCGTTCCCTTCTGGTGTTCCACCAAAGGCGCCATGACCATGAACTTGGTGCCCTGCTCCATGGACAGAATATCGGCGATGATCTCGTCCGCGGCACGCGCGGCAATGGGCTTGCCGCACTTGGGGCAATACATCATGCCCAGCCGGGCATAAAAAACACGCAGAAAGTCGTACACCTCGGTCACTGTTCCTACTGTGGAACGCGGGTTACGCGAAGTGGACTGCTGTTCCAGCGATATGGCCGGAGACAACCCCTCGATCTTATCCACATCAGGCTTGTCCATCTGGGGCAGAAACTGACGCGCATAGGCGGAAAGCGATTCCACATAACGCCGCTGCCCTTCGGCATAGACAAGGTCGAACGCAAGGGTGGATTTGCCCGAACCGGACGGACCGCAGACTACGACCAGTTCGTCTCTGGGAATATCCAGCGTCAGGTTTTTCAGGTTGTGCTGACGGGCACCTTCTATATGAATGCAGGGTTTGCTCATGAATTCTCCGTGTGCGCATTAAGCGGCGCCCTGAGAATATTCCGGCGCCGGACGCTTAATGATAATGCCTTACAATAGAAGAGCAAGGGATGAATGTTTTTTATTTGTGTCCGCCATCAAAAGCCCGCACCACAGGGACTCCGGCCTGTCCCGTGCCGGTGCACCGCATCGGACGGCACGCAAAAAACTGTACAGCGCGCAGAAAGACACGGGCGCGCAATACGCGCGCCCGTGAGCATAGCAGAAAGTTCAGCCGCCGCACCAGCGGCGCTACATGAAAAAGTAGGAAAGAACGCCTGCGTAAACCAGCGAGGGCAACAGGTTGGAAAGAGGGATGCGCTTGACGTCCAGAAGACCCAGCGCAATGCCCAGAATCATCAGGCCCCCGGTTGCAATAATCTCATTCATCATTGCCGGAGTGAGCATGGGCTGGAGCACACCCGCAAACAGGGTGAGCGCCCCCTGATAAAGAAAAACGGGAACGGCGGAAAATAAAACGCCGGAACCGAAACTGGCCGCCAGCGGTACAGAGGCAAAGCAATCCAGAATGGACTTGGTGTACAGCAGTGTCCGGTCTCCGCGCAGTGCCTCGTCAAACGGCCCCAGTATGGCCATGGAGCCGATGACAAAAAGCAGCGTGGCAGAAACAAACCCGTCAACAAAACGTAAATTGTTTGATTTCAGGCGCTTTTTAAGACGCTCGCCC encodes:
- a CDS encoding NYN domain-containing protein is translated as MKTSGSIKEVYSALFVDFDNIYTRLAEQDPQYGYLFATDPQRWMRWLEHHALRMLHGDGVRRRILKRCCYLNPQIFQDFRPHFVRNAFSVTDCPPLTKQGKTSADIHLVIDALDALSHPTYFDEFIILSGDADFTPLLIRLREHARKTLVLSVGFTSPAYAAASAWRIREDMFIGEALRDAEPESYPARVVRPADVDEMVRRGAQVVRNYMQKQPKPVPLAVLAYLVRKELGLDHEWMGLGKFMPFLERMNLTEYTHSQQVPGYLYDPQRHEPPDEDENIAAFRSKYPDLYDFAQKVHRKTDHPVLMPEHFMGLLHCIADELEENAFSLTQTSRNVRDRCVRKGLPVARSHVNWLLVGIARGGYRFGEHSPESVKEMAKSAIRNAYDLLSLADWKLNRNEEYLLMSWLYPKCAAGDMWADEDAEDRDAACAERAEYYDE
- the uvrA gene encoding excinuclease ABC subunit UvrA — translated: MSKPCIHIEGARQHNLKNLTLDIPRDELVVVCGPSGSGKSTLAFDLVYAEGQRRYVESLSAYARQFLPQMDKPDVDKIEGLSPAISLEQQSTSRNPRSTVGTVTEVYDFLRVFYARLGMMYCPKCGKPIAARAADEIIADILSMEQGTKFMVMAPLVEHQKGTHADRLKRLKAQGFVRVRLNGEVMTLDEVPALEKNKKHSIDLVVDRLVLKDGIRGRLADSVELALRFGEGRLIVSIPGGAEQVHSTESVCPTCKLSLPPLSPQLFSFNSPQGACPRCSGIGSIDYFEPNLLAPNKGLSLASGGLLPWKNPKVFERYKPALEALGKELGFAADTPFREYSEKAWNALFHGEKETGWPGVVLLLERGMQLGSQWRDELSRYRQSHPCPACDGARLKPEALAVRVDDLNISQFCSLSITRALEWLRGRDFRQSQAVIAEPLLKELTHRLGFMENVGLDYISLGRNMSTLSGGEAQRIRLASQLGSGLVGVTYVLDEPSIGLHPKDNERLIRTLRSLQKRGNTVLVVEHDEATILEADTVVELGPGSGMLGGEIVFNGSVKSLLSDSDSLTARYLRGEMTIPLPEKRRQGSGSIVLRGVTTNNLQDIDCEIPLGALTCVTGPSGSGKSSLVVDSLYKHIALHQSIKVDSPGQIRGIDGLENIERLVAIDQTPIGRTPRSNPATYTKIFDEIRNIFAMTPDARKRGYKPGRFSFNVRGGRCEACGGDGQIRVEMHFLPDIYVTCDVCGGKRYNHETLEVRYKGMNIADVLGMTVRQAKAFFENYPALERRLAVLEDVGLEYLRLGQPATTLSGGEAQRIKISRELGKRSLPGTLYILDEPTTGLHMHEVGKLIRVLHQLVDRGATVVVIEHNTDVIMAADTVIDLGPGGGEYGGRIVSSGTPEEIMADPASVTGSFLKHEAVAVKAAGR
- a CDS encoding DUF554 domain-containing protein; this translates as MVFPTGSLVNLIAIVLGSCAGMLLGNRLPERVRYIVFCGLGLATLVIGMQMALKTQNPLILVFSILLGGITGELLQIERGLNSLGERLKKRLKSNNLRFVDGFVSATLLFVIGSMAILGPFDEALRGDRTLLYTKSILDCFASVPLAASFGSGVLFSAVPVFLYQGALTLFAGVLQPMLTPAMMNEIIATGGLMILGIALGLLDVKRIPLSNLLPSLVYAGVLSYFFM